The genomic interval TGATATTCTAAAGCTGATCTGTGTTCGGCtgatttatccaaactgagtttttaacagacagccatctacagcaggtaataTACTAACTGTTTGTAACCTGTTTGAACCCCACCTGTTGATGGTGAAGGGgagagaaggtaaaaaaaaacgaCAGAATGTTTggttgtatattttattttgataatgcTGGAGCCCTGTTAGTTTAGAAACCAAACAGTGACTGTGATCTACAGAAGGGATCTGAGAGAACGAGAGGCGACGTGATGCTGAGGTCTTCTGAATCTAGAGACGAAGACTGATGAAACGCTGCATCCTGCTGGTGTCGCCGTCACTTCCTGTCCTCAGTGTTTGATGGTGATGCTCTTCACCTCCGTGAAGAAGTGATAGGAATCCTTCCCACCCTCCCTCCCCACGCCGGAGCTCTTCAGTCCTCCAAACGGCAGATTCAGATCTCTGACCAGCCAGCAGTTGGTCCAGATCACGCCGGCCTGCAGCCGCTGAGCCACCCGGTGAACCCGGCCCACGTCCCGGGACCAGACGGTGGCCGACAGGCCGTAACGCACGCCGTTTCCCCTGGCGACCGCTTCGTCCTCGGTGTCGAAGGGGCTGACGCAGGTGACGGGGCCGAAGATCTCCTCCTGCATGACGCGGGAGCCGTCGGCCACGCCCGAGATGACCGTGGCGGGCATGAAGTAGCCGGACCTGTTGCGCTCAGGGAGGTCCAGTTGGTCGACTCCCTCGCCGCAGTGGATTGTGGCGCCTTCTGATTTGGCGAGGGCGACGAAGCTACGCACCTTGTGATTGAAACACAGAGATGTCTCCAGAGTcggttttgaaaaaaaaaaaaagaagaagaaatttcTCGAGCCTCACCTTCTCCAGGTGCTCTTTGCTGATGAGCGCTCCGTTGTCGCTGCTGGGGTCGGACGGAGCGCCGGTCTTCCACTTCCTGGCGGCCGCCACAAACTTCTCCAGAAACTCAGCGTAAATGCTCCTCTCCACGTAAATCCTGCTGGTGCACAAGCAGACTTCTCCCTgcgaggaggggaaaaaagggagaagTTAAGAAGCAGGTACTTGAGCCGGCTCAGAAAGGCGACTCAGTCAAACCTAAAACATGGGCTAACACCCCCACCATGTGGACAAAACATGTCATTACACCCTCTTCAACAAACTAGCGATGGGAACAGCAGCTCctttgagtgaactgaatcactagaatcagttcattaaaatgattcattcaAAAGATTCATTCACTGAATCCTCCGAATCCCCTCCTGCTGAACTCAACTAAACTAAGTAAGGAacgaatcagtgaataaagtgatttggttcagttcgttcactcaaaagattcgTTCATTTGAACAATTCATTCATGAAAcgacacaacaacaacaaacagtcgGTACCTGCCTTCATTGTATTGACCTGTGCCTTAAATCTACCACTAAAGagataacaaaactaaaaaaaaattaaataagaaacGTTTATGTTCTTTCACAGACTGACTGATGTTAGGATTCATCAGCCTGAATGGTCACCAAGGCAGGAAAATAAAGTctctgtgtcaaaaaaaaaaatctgttttctgcatcatatctatgccagagttttaaaccgaGATCGTTTTATGTTAAACGATGAGGGAGCGGgaggcattttggtcaaacgtcCCAACTAACATAGTATAATTAACCTCATGCTCAGGATGTGTGTtatgaacgactctcagctacttctgCGTCACATTTAGTCTTTTAGTGAtaggaaaagtaaaagaaagaagttttatgtctgaggagaaaaataaaacataaatccagCAGAAGAGCCTCCTCCCAGCTCTGAAACACGGTGGTGGAAGTATAAAGGCATTTCTAAATTATAGAAACAAAATACAAGATCCGAAAAAAGTGGGTCACTGAGACAAACCTCCGTCCATGTTTGTCCTCTCACCTGGTTGTAAAAGCTGGAGCGGATGGTCGTCTCCACGCAGCGCTCCAGGTCTGCGTCGGCGAAAACCAGCGCCGGGTTTTTCCCTCCCAGCTCCAGGGAGAGCTTCTTACAGAAGGGGGCGCTGCGCTCGGTGATGCGCCGGGCCGTCGCCGTGGAGCCGGTGAAGGAGATGAGCGGGACGTCCGGGTGGCCGACCAGGGCGTCGCCTGCTCGGGGTCCGGTGCCGAACACGATGTTGACCACGCCCGGGGGGACGCCTGCGGCAGAAAGACAGCTACAGTCCCTgccacttcctgtcctgcctCCTCGTTGGCATAACGGGCTACTAGTAAACATTCAAAGTGAACCTAACTAACTATGGTCAAAATGGGCCTGACTAGTTCAGCagtcagcatttatttttatttgtttctccttCATTTAAACAGGAGCGTCCGGCTGAGACAAAGGCTGACTGGAGCTCTGTAGGTAACTAGTAATGTCAAAATATGTCTCACTAGTGCTACTAGTAAACATTTTAGATCATACCAGTTAACTAGAGATTTCCTAGGAAGGTCAAAAATAGTCTTGAACTAGTCTACAAGTGACCATTTTGGGCTTTACTAGTTAACTAATACAGCCTAAAATATTTACTAGTTGCATTAATGAGACCAACTTTGGCTTTTGTGTCACTGGTATTACTAGTGAAGATTTTAGATCTTACTAGTTAacctgtaaacattttaaacaaaagtcaaagtTGAAAATCACTTTATAACTAGTGTACATTTTAGGATTTACTAGTTTAGTTGAGAGGTCAAAATTAGGAGCACTAATCAATGTAccttactagttaactagtaaaTCTGTACTAGGTATATAGTAAGGTCAAAATAGgccttaaataataaaaaagtgagcATTTTGAGCTTTACTAGTTAACTAATAAGCCTAACATATTCACTAGTTGCAGTAATGAGACTAATCTTGGCattactagttaactagtaggttttttttgctgcataTATAAAAACTTGTTAGCAAGTGTGCATTTTAAGTCTTAGTAGTTTAATTGCGAGGTCAAAATGAGTTGAACTCGTTGATCAATGGATATTTTGTAACCTAACTAGTTAAGTAGTCAGTCTGTTTAGCTACACTAGTTAACAAGTAAGGTTAAATTAGtccttaaataataaaaagggaGCATTTTGGGCTTTACTAGTTAACTAATAAGTCTAACATCGTCACTAGTTGCAATAATAAGACCAATCTTTGCattactagttaactagtaaagttttttttagctgaagtAGTCAACAATAAAGATATAAAAGCTTTATCTTAATAACTAGTGTACACTTTAAGTCTTACTAGTTTAGTTGTAAGGTCAAAATTAGTTAATCAACTAGTGGCTATTTTGTATCTTACCTGTTAACTAGTAAGTCGTTACGGCCACACTAGTTTATCGGGAGGGTCAAAGTAGgctttaaataatgaaaaagtaAGCATTTACTAGTTCAGTGGTTAAAGCTGCACTAGTCAACTAGTGTGTAAATTTGACCGTCACTAGAAGGACCAGTAGGTAGAATATGTGACGACTAGTTACCATGAGTTTTTGAAGCTCACTTGGTAACTAGTACAACACAGTTATTTACTAATTAGGTCCAGTAGCTTCTACTCCAACTAGTTAAGTGTCACTGGTTAGTTCCTGATGTTAAAGTATTGGGACCAAATATTCAACTAGAGCAGCAAAGTTGCCAACTAGTCGAGGAATGTGACCCCAGCCTTTAACGAAACTGAATAAATGCATAACTGCCTGCCATACGTGGACCCACCGGCCTCCTGCAGCAACTTGCAGAGCAACCACGCCGTCACGGAGGTCATCTCGCTGGGTTTGGCCACCACCGTGTTGCCCATGGCGACGGCCGGCGCGATCTTCCACGTCAGCAGATACAGGGGGAAGTTCCAGGGGCTGATGAGACCAGCTGCCACACACCAGCGATGGGAGGTTTCAGAGAAAACGCGCAGGTTTACACGGGTTACAGCGAACAAACAGGCCGAGCCTCTCACCCACGCCCACGGGGCAGCGGACGGTGTAGTTCAGGCAGCCGGCGTGCTCCATCTGGCTGCAGTCGGTGGTGTGGTACAGCACGGACGAGGCGAAGTAGCGGAAGTTGTACGCAGATCGAGGGATGTCCACCGTCCGAGCAAACGTCAGGGTTTTACCTGCGAgggggggggaaagaaaatCAGCCGCCTCATCTTCAGATGCTCAGATGGTGGCGGATAAAGGGTTAAAACTGCCCCACTTCCACCCCCAGGTTCAGATGATCAAAATGCTTTTCGGACACATTATTTACAAGAATTTCCTCCCTCGTTTGGTTTCATTCACCCTTTTTTACTTCCGCCCAGGACctgaggttttgtttgtttgtttgtgcacaagattactgaAAAAAGTTTTGGCTTTTcgtgaaattttcaggaaacgccAAACATGGAACATGGAACAAGGGATTTGATTTTGGCGTCGATCCGGTCAAATGCCAAGGTCACAGTTGTCCTAGTGCTCTAATGTAGGGCCAGTTGGACACCTCGTGGGCCGAGGgtgatgcctattgatttcaaggtcacggggtcaGAGGTCTTTGTTATCTCCACCGATGGTTATGGTTCgtttgtgtccgttggtttgtttatctgtctgtttgaactaatgaacagatttgggtgaaatcttcaggaactgttggggttgtcacaaaaaaaaaacccaacagattacattttgatggtgatccagatccgGATCCAGATTCTTTATCGACCCTACAGCCTTGGTGGAGGTCTGCGCTCTCCGACTGCCTCTAGTTCTGGTCTATGTTTTCCCTGTCAGCAGCTGTTCAGACCTCCCACCTTTAGTTTACTTTATGAAGTACTTTTGGGCTGAAAGGTGGCAGGAGGTCTTGAAAAAAGGAAACGTTGTAGTTCAGGAAGTAGCCCCAGGCAGGTTCGCCTTGGCAGTGACTAATGCTTGGAGGGTACTACGAAACTTTGTGAAACTAGCCCTAATTTCTGAGCGTTTGCTTCCAGACATCCAGATGttgttgcagtttgttttttaaaaaagcgaCACGTCCCCAGTCCTGCCTGAAGCGTCTGGTACCTTGGTCCTTGGACTCGGCTCGGACGAACTCCTCCACGTTGGCGTCGATCAGATCAGCCAGCTTGTTGAGGATGTCGGCCCGCTGCTGCGGACTGCAGGCCGACCAGTCGGGGAAGGCCTCTTTGGCCGCGTCCACCGCCGCGTCCACCTGCGGGCATCAGACGTCACATTTCACACAacggacacacacactctctcttcGCTTTAACCTTTGCCGTTAACTGCTGGCGTCAGCCCTCTTCGCCGGCGACGTTTTGTCACATTGGGTGTAAAGTTTCtcagtgtgtatttgtgtttacaGGAGACTGAAGTGTCCACCTCAGAGCTCTTTAAGCAGATAAGTCAACCCGGTCCCTCAGAAGACATCTGAGTCCTGTTTTCTGTGTATTTACAGCTCAGGTAAAAACTCCAAACTCATCTAGACATTCAAAGCAATTAGCTCGGAGTGCAAATAGATGCTGaggttttaagtttttatttcagtctccTGCTGTCTGGAAAACCGTGTCTGGACCTCTAGTGGTCCCTAAAACAGGgagaaaaaagtaataactTCTTTTAAACCTGCGTCCTGATCTCCCAAACATGACTCAGCTTTTCTCTTAACGAGACCTTCGCCGTTAACTTTAACTCACTGCAGTTTCGTCCTGTGTGAACAAATAAGTGAAAGGTTTCCTGAGGCGtgtttaatgattactttgctGTTGACTCTGCAAAGAGCAAAGGTGCTTCCCTCTTTGAGCATCTTGACTTTTAATCGAGACAAAATGCCTCCAAAGTCCTAAAACGCGAGCGGTTCCTGGACCGTCCGGTCAAATGTTCTAACGAGTTAAAGATACTTAAAGATATGACTTCTCTGTAAATGTGATCAGGTTACAGTGGGTATAGGTTAGTGTTCTCAGAAAAGGAAAGTCGGAAAGGATCGGTGTTGGCGAGGCGGGCCCACCTCCTCCTTGCCGCTGTCCGGTACCCTGCAGTGGACCTCTCCGGTGGAGGGGTCGTAGGAGTCCACGTGGCTCCTACAGGGGGTGAACTTCCCTCCGATGAAGTTCTCCAGGACCAGAAGAGGGGGCTGTTCCGAGCTGTTCTGCATGGCCGCAGTCGAGGACGAAACCTTCCGAAGCTCCCAAAGAAACGAACCGCAAGAACCTAAAAGTGGCGTCCACCGCTGCAGGTCAGGATCTGAAACGTTAACCGAACTTTGCCCCCCGACGGATCCTCCCACAGGGTGGTGCTGCAGCGGCAGTGGAGACTGATCTTAAATGATTAGTGATTAACGCTGCAGCTCCTGGGAAGAATTAAGATAAAGTaggtggttttgtttctttttttttttttttataaggaaCAAATCTTCGTCTAGTTAACAGATTAGATCAAGTTAAGTCCTGGTgttcagagttttattctgtctgttagcgCCAAGTTGCTGCTGTTTACTGCTCAGCAGCCGAGTCGGTGGCGATTGACAGGTGAGACGAATTCTGGGAAAAGAAAATCGGGAGTTTCTGAAGGTGAAGGAGTGAAATATTCTGAGGAGAACTGCCTTTCCGTCCCCGTCGACTTCACATTCATGGCTTGCAAGAGCAGGCGGCAGcggcagctggctgtagcaacCTCTGGCGCAACCAAGAGGGCCTGCAGTCGGAATATCTGGATATTTCTGGCAGAACAATAAAACCGATGGCTCTGTAAAGGTTTCTGAGGCTACGTTCACTCTGCAGGTCTTAATGAGCTCATCTGATGGTTTTGCGTCGGAAACGACGTCCacagtttacagtttacagaagtaaacatggacgctgcgagtgttagtgtgtgtgtgttgattctGAAGTTGCCGTTCAATCAGGGCTAACTGTCCATCCAAACTATAAAAGACAAGAGAAgacggagaagaaaaagagcccACATgttaatgatgagctttttgttgcctctgAGCAGAAACACGTGTGGATGGAGAGACGGAGCAGAGAGCGGTGGAACTTTAACGCGAGGGACCTCCGTCCTTTCATTCGACATGAACGTCCACACTGCGGTCAATGTCAAAGACCTGGGTCAGACAGGGAAAAAGTCGGATTTGTCACGTTCAGACTGACGTGAAAACATCCAATATGTGTTGCAAAAGGAATTAGGTTGCATTTCCCTGCAGTGTGAAGGTAgcataaaacagtgtttgcaggAACCTTTGAGACGGCAGCAGAAAGATGGCTGAAGCGGCGCCGCTTCCTCCAAGTGTCCAAAACCGAAGCCAAAGATGTCCGTTTCTGGAGCCCACTGCCTGTTCCGTCGACACGCCCTCCCGACTTGCTGTGACGCTGTCGGTCAGTGCAGTGACGATACGATCCTTAAAGCCTCAAACAACTAACTGCTAATTAAACGCATTTTAAAAACTCCTATCTGaacacagcagcaacagctggAAAGGTgaatttttgtttcctgctcaggaaaaatgtcctttttgtttaCCTGGAGGAGCGGGACTTAAAGCCTGTACTGCTGCCAACCCAGTAGGGGGCGCTCATCCACGGCAGCCTCAACTTCCACCTTCCAGTCCTGTTTGCAGTTAAGAGTTTATCTCAATGACAGCTGTTTGGTTTGGGCTCGGAGTCGCTGTTCGATTcaaatatttctccaaaccgaacatctgcaacaggtaagatattaattgctcgtAACGTTTCCGCAGAATCCtacttcaaaaataaatctgaactatccctttaagtacAGAGCAGAAATATCAAAAACTACAGCATTATTTACCCtgtggaaacattaaaaaatggcCTGTTTATATATCCTACctgaaaagtaaaatttaaaaaagaagtaatttaactttaacagaTTTACTTCCTGCTCAGCTTCGGTCTGAGCTCAATAATCCCGTcttctaaaaaatataattaaaagctACATAGAAATAAGCctaacagctttttaaaaaatgtttaaaatggaaaCTTCTGAAGCTGCCCAGTCATTAGTGACTCAAAATCGATTTTcagtctttcctgtttttttttctttcaggatttttttgtttgttagtttgtttgtttttgcagaccTGGAgcaacagcagaacaaacgtcaacaggaaacagaaaatcaagCGTCGCGCTctcgttttatttttacagaacgTCTTGATGCGTTTCGTCTCCCCCCCCCGGTATGTCAGAGGACGAGGCGGCAGCGTGTCCTCGCCGTGGTGCTTTCCGCTCTTGTGAAAGACCAGCTGCGGTTGTGTCACTTCTACAGCTGACAGGAAGCGAGCGCCGCCTCGTCTCGACGTGAAGAACCGAACGGATGCAGGGCgggaaagaaaaactgaaactcgGTGCGCGGACATGCCATGCCATAAATCTGACATAGGACGggtggtttttttgttgtttttttccccctttcacTGGTAGAATCAGTTAAGaccaaaaaccaaacataatATTACtggtttttttaaatcaaactaaaagctGCTGATGTCAAATTCATTAAACATCCCctgatttcaaacaaaaacaccaaaaccatCAAATCAAGTCAGGAAAATCAGCCCTTAAAAATCGCTCGTTTGTTGCTTTAACTCATCATTTTGTCTTCATCTccaacttttttccttttataaatGACCGCCTGGTAAAGACAGCAGGCATCACTTCCTCTCAGTCATGCAACTTAAAAACACTTTTGGCAAACACTAACAAGCCTTTATCACGAAGTCCCAAGTGAGATATGGGTTCTgtcttttagggtttttttattttccgtTCGGAGAAAAATGAAATACGGCGACGGAAAAACTTGGTTTTGTTCATTAGCTGAAGTAAAGCAGCGAGTCACCCAGATCGAGAACGcagtgatatttttgttttgtttttttaagtctgatGTGGTGGAGAACAGAGACGTGGTTGGTGTTTGTGAAGTTTAGTGTAGGACAAAGCAGTCAGGTGGAGGACTGGATGCAGGAAAGCGACGCTCCGACTCCTCGGGCGGCCTCTCCTGGAGCTTTTTGTTCGGGGTTTCTGGCAGCGAAAAGTCTTGCGCCTTCATTCTTTGATCTGCGGCGAAGAGAAGCGGCAGAACATCAAACCCTGTCGTGACGGCTCGACCTGGACGGCGGCTgcgttttcttttattttacctccGTGACGACCCCCGCGGCGATGGTGGAGCCCACGTATCGCAGCATGAAGCGGCCCAGTTCTTTGTAGTCCTTGTAGAGCTCTAAAGCCACCGGCCTCTGGGTCTGGACCTCCACGACAGCGTTCATGCCTTTACTCAAACACCTGAACGGGAACGACACCGAAGAGGTGAGCAGATCACACCTACCTGAGGTTCAGTCGTACAGGTGAGAACCTGATACGTCAGGATTATTTCTAAGCAATCAGGGACTAAAAGATGCCAACTGTTCTGACCACACGGATCGGGCCGCGCTGTGGTTTTAATCAGGGAAACCCAACGGAGGAGTAACTCTTTGTGACTGACGCAGAGATTTAGAATCGAAAATCAGAATCCGACGTCGCCAAAAACTCACTTTGGCTTCTTCTTGAGCACCTCGCCGCTGCTCTTGTGCAGAACGCTGATCAGTTTCCTGATGGTGGCCGGCTCGCTGACCGTCTGGTAATGCAGCAGCACCTGCGGAGAGTAGACGCGGGGGGGGGGTTGCTGTTAGGAAGGACAAACGCCGGCTGTGGAatcaaacagcagcacaaaccAGCGTCTGGTTGAGTTTCAAACCGATTTTTTTTCCCCGGTTTTAGTCAGAGCTGATGAAGAAGAGATTTCAGCTCCATCTGTGTTAGACTTGAACATGCAGAACCTAAAAGCCTGATGTGTATTTATACATGCAGATATAGATCAGCATGTGAGGACGTACAGCAAcctttaggaaaacaaaatgttaaaaattaaacaagctttccttgaatgaatgcatatcgcccgccagctTCTGTCCCAGAGTTTTACACGTGATCACATGATCTGTCGGTGCTCAGAGCATGtcctgggaatgactctcagctactaccacactaaatattAGCTTATTATCTGTAATATTAACTCAGTTAtgcatatttttctgtttgctaaggtcgattagctgcgccggccatcttgaattgtgttgactccaaatgttaatttgctgtagatgtgcatccagtgattctGCCTCTGGTTCACaagttattttactaacaaacacaaagacaattACATACAATATGGCGGCTATTTCTCGCCGGGCGATAACTTTGGTGGAAATGACTGCATCCACTCTCGTTTCTgagcaaattaaaacattaagttATAACTCATGTGAGGAGGGGAAAATGAAGTGCTATAACAGCAGTCATGTCATCGCGGCTCGAGAAAAGAAGTTCTGTTCGTTTGGGACTCTTACTGGGAAGCCTTGCGTGATGGGAACCTCAATGCTGAAGAGGAGGATCCTGGCTCGGAACCGGGTACAGGCCCGAATCGGCTCCTTTGGGTGGCAGAACACGCAGCCGGCACTCGAGGGAAGCAGACAGAACGATTTGCATGGAGAGCAGAGCAACA from Kryptolebias marmoratus isolate JLee-2015 linkage group LG19, ASM164957v2, whole genome shotgun sequence carries:
- the aldh8a1 gene encoding 2-aminomuconic semialdehyde dehydrogenase, encoding MQNSSEQPPLLVLENFIGGKFTPCRSHVDSYDPSTGEVHCRVPDSGKEEVDAAVDAAKEAFPDWSACSPQQRADILNKLADLIDANVEEFVRAESKDQGKTLTFARTVDIPRSAYNFRYFASSVLYHTTDCSQMEHAGCLNYTVRCPVGVAGLISPWNFPLYLLTWKIAPAVAMGNTVVAKPSEMTSVTAWLLCKLLQEAGVPPGVVNIVFGTGPRAGDALVGHPDVPLISFTGSTATARRITERSAPFCKKLSLELGGKNPALVFADADLERCVETTIRSSFYNQGEVCLCTSRIYVERSIYAEFLEKFVAAARKWKTGAPSDPSSDNGALISKEHLEKVRSFVALAKSEGATIHCGEGVDQLDLPERNRSGYFMPATVISGVADGSRVMQEEIFGPVTCVSPFDTEDEAVARGNGVRYGLSATVWSRDVGRVHRVAQRLQAGVIWTNCWLVRDLNLPFGGLKSSGVGREGGKDSYHFFTEVKSITIKH